The Lichenihabitans psoromatis genomic interval GCGGTGCTGATGCGCCATCTCGACGGCACGATCGAGGTGCATGACCTCAAGACGCGATCGGCCGGACGGGTGACGTTCATCGAATTTCATCTGGTTGTCGAAGGCCGGATGAGCGTCTCGGATTCGCACGCCATTTGCGACAAGCTCGAACGCGTGTTGCAACAGGCTGTCGACGGGGCCCTGGTGACGATCCATGTGGAGCCGGAACATAAGGCCAAGCAGACCGGCAGCATGGTGGTGTCGACCGGCGATTTGAACTGACGGCTGCTGTCTGTCTTTAGCTAGGTTTTGCCCAACGATGCCCTACATAAGGAGTGCCGTTCGAGCAGTCCTTCGGCACCTCTCGTTGCACATACAGGAGCACAAACGATGTCGACCAATCTTCCGATGGAATCGCACGATCACCAGAATATTTCCATGGGCGAGCGAAGTCTCTCGGTAGTCGGCGGCCTCGTTCTCGCAGCCGCCGCAGCCAAGCCGCGCCCCAACCCCCTGTTGAACATCGCCGCCCTCGCGATCGGGTCCTATCTGGCTTATCGCGGCGCAACTGGCTTTTGCCCGATCAAGGCTCAACTCACCTGAGATAAAAAAAGCCGGAAACACGTGGCTTCCGGCTTTTTGACGATCGACAATCGACGCGTGTCGCGCCGACGTCACTTCAGATCGCCGACGACCGGCGAGCGATGAAGCCATAGATGGCCAGCACGATAATCGCACCGACGATCGCGCCAATAAATCCTGCGCCTTCGCCTTCGTGATACCAGCCGACGGCTTGGCCCAGATAGGTGGCTACAACGGCGCCGACGATGCCGAGGATGGTGGTCAGAATGAAGCCGCTCGGCTCATTCGGTCCCGGCATGATGAATTTCGCGATCATGCCCGCAATGAACCCGATGATGATGGTCCAGATAATGCCCATGGTGTTTCCCCGTAGCCTCGTCAAAGGTGACGTGGCGAAACTACGGCGGATTGTCTCCTCTGGAAAGATGCCGCACGTACCGAGTGGGCTCGGCTGCAGCGGAAATCTCGGATGTGTGCCTCGAGGGCGACGCTGTTGGCGGTAAGGCGGCGGAGCGTGTCGGCTCCGCCGTTTCTTTCACACGCGATCGATGTCGGGCATCGCGGGGACCAGAACCGCTTGGGGGCGCGGCTCGAGACGGGGCATGCGCCACTGTTTGAGGCTCACCCAGGTGCGGCGGCTCAACCGGAACCGATCGGACGAGATCATACCCTCGCGGGCCGGGGCATGTTGAAGGGCCGTGCCCTCGTAAGCGAAACCACTCTTTTCGAGCACGCGCCGCGCCGCCGAGTTGATGACACGGCATGAGGCCTCGAGAGCGGTCACGGACGACAGCATGAAGGCCGTATCGATCATCGCCTGCGCGGCTTCGGTCGCGAGACCCTGGCCGGCATGGGTGGGCGATAGAACGAAGCCAAGTGACAACCCGGTCGGGATGGGATCGAGCCCGATCAGTCCGATCGGCTGCCGATCGTCTCCGGTCTGGGTCAGCAGAAGCTTCAGACCTAAGCCGGAGCCGTTTTTGCTGCGCCAACCATCAATGCGTTTTGCCGCCTCGGTCTTGGGGTAGGGGTGTGGAATATGGGCCGTCATCTCGGCCACGTCTTTATGGCTGGCAAAGGTCGTCACGGCATCGGCATCCGCGACCTCGGGCCAACGCAGCCACAAACGCCGGGTTTCTAGCCGGAAAACATCGTCCCGTGTGAGTTCGGGAAACATGCCAAGCTCCCAGTCCTGAAGGGCCCGCCGCGCGGTGCCCCTGAAACGACGAAGGGGAGGTGACACTCACCTCCCCTCTGCCGTTCCTTGCGGACGGTGCCCTCGAGGGCCTGGACTTGCTCGCTCATCGGATGCCGTCTGGCATCAAAGAGCGGTTCTGCTCGCCTGAGAAGAACCTTGTCCACCGGGGTTTTGAGTGCCGGTGGGGTCCTTCGTCAGGCTCCCACCTATTCGGCTGCGTTGGCGAGCGGCAGGACCGCTACATAGGCGCGACCATTGCCTTTTGTTTGGAATTCTACTTTGCCGTCGGTGAGGGCAAAGAGCGTGTGGTCTTTGCCACAGCCGACATTGGCGCCGGGATGCCACTTCGTGCCGCGTTGGCGCACGATAATGTTGCCGCCGAGCACAGCTTCGCCGCCGAATTTCTTGACGCCCAGACGACGGCCGTCCGAGTCACGACCGTTGCGGGACGAGCCGCCTGCTTTTTTGTGAGCCATTGTGGTGCTCCGAAATCTTCGATAGTGCGACCGGCGAAACCGGCCTCGAATGAAACGGGCCGCAGCATGCTGCGGCCGATGGATCAGCCTGCCGCGGTTTCCGCGACGGGAGCCGCCGGAGTAGCCGCCTTAGCCGGGCGTCGCGATTGGCCGCCGACCAGGATATCCGTGATCCGGACGATCGTGAGGTCCTGGCGATGGCCGCGCTTGCGACGCGAGTTCTTGCGGCGGCGCTTCTTGAACGCGATCACTTTCGGGCCGCGATCATGCTCGACGATCTGGGCCGATACGCTCGCACCCTCAACCAGAGGCGCGCCGATCTCGACCGTCTCGCCGTCGAAGAAGCTCAACACCTCGAACGACACCGTGTCGCCCGCTTCACCCGCGAGGGTCATGACCGTAATCTTGTCGTCGGCGGTAACGCGATACTGCTTACCGCCGGTCTTAATAACTGCGAACATCGTTTTCCTCGTGTTCAATCCCGATACTCCGAGCGACATGCCCGTGATCGGCTTCTTTGCAGTGGACCAGCAATGGGTGCCCCAAGCTCGCATCCTCGACTTCGGCCGAATGAACGGGAACGAAGGATTGGACAGGGTGCGGCGAAGCCGCAACTTGGTGCAAGGGTCGCATAGGCTCCGATGACCCGTCTGTCAAGCGTTTGACACAAATCCCGATTGCGCGGTCGATCCAACATGCGAGGCCCGATCGCGCGTCCATGGGTTGTGAAGCCATTCCCAGCGTGCTAGGTGCGACCCGACCACGCCGATGTGAACCATCGACGCCCGCGGAGAGGTGGCAGAGTGGTCGAATGCACCGCACTCGAAATGCGGCATAGGTGCAAGCCTATCGGGGGTTCGAATCCCTCCCTCTCCGCCACTTCAGTCCCAAACTGGGCACGCCGATTGCCGCCGATTTCCCTCCGGAAACGGCGGTGAGCGTGCGAAGCAGCTCTCCTTTCGATCCCATGATGCGCACTTCGGTTTCGCCGACCTCGACGCGCTGGGCGAAGGCGCGCAGGTGATCCCGCCGATAGCCGCCCCCGTCGAGCCGGATGCGCTGGCGTGCTACGTTAGCAAAGCGGCGCACTGCGGCGGGTGTGACGGCCTGATTGCCGGAGTTTTCGAGCATGGCTTGCGCCCGCTCGGCATCGACCTGCGCCTGGTCGCGGAGCGCCTTCAAACCGGTGATACGGTCTTTCAGCGCCGGGTCGGACAGATCGGCCACGCCTGATTCGATCGCGTCATAGAGGCGCTTCAGCCGCAGGTCGGTCTCGGCCGCGCGGCGGTTCAATTCTGCGATATGTTCCTGCCGCCGTTCTGCTCGTTCATGCCGACGGTCGAGAACCGAGGACAACACCTCTTCCAGCCGATCGGGGTGGAGCAGTCGATCCTCGATATGGCTGGCGACGATGGTGTCGAGCTTCTCCATCGGGATCGAGCGGCCCGAGCAGCCGGTCTCGCCCTGCCGCGCCTTGATCGAGCAAGTGTAGTAGCGATAGCGCCCGCCCTTGCCCGTGCGGATGGTCATGGCCCCGCCGCACTTCTTGCAAAAGCAGATGCCGGTGAGCAAGGTTGGCCCGCTGACCACGCGCGGCGGCGTGACCTTGGGATTGCGCGCCCGCAAATGCGCCTGCACCGCGTCGAAGGTGTCCGTGTCGATCAGCGGCGGCACGGAAACCATGACGATCTCGCTGACCGGTTTCAATTCCTTGGATTTGCCGCGCTTGTTGAACTCATGCTCGCCGATATAGGTGCGCCGGGTCAGGATGCGGTGAAGCTGGCCGATGCCCCAACGCCCGCCGTCACGGGTGAAGATGCGGCGCGCATTCAGATGGCTGACGATGGCCTTGACGCCCATCGGGCCGGATGTGCCGTTCCCCTCCAGCGCCAACCGATAGATCAGCCGCACCGTGTCGGCGTGCAGCGGATCGATCTCCAGCTTCTTCTTGGTCTTGGACCCGCGCTGCTCGGCCGCAACGATGCGATAGCCGATTGGCGGTAACGCGCCGTTCCAGAAGCCCTGCCGCGCGTTCTCCTTGAGAGCGCGTATGACGTGCTTGCCGTTCTCCTTCGACTGATACTCGTCGAACAGCGCCATGATCTGGCGCATCATGACGTGCATTGGATCGTCGCCCATTTCCTGGGTGATGGAGACGAGCTTGACGCCGTTCTTGGCCAACTTGCGGACGTAGAACTCCAACTCGAAGTGATCGCGGAAAAAGCGGCTGAACGAGTGGACGACGACGATGTCGAAGGGCGCGGGCTTGGATGTCCCCGCCTCGATCATGCGCTGAAACTCAGGACGGCGATCGTTGGTGGCAGATGCGCCCGGTTCGACGAAGGTGTCGATGAGTTGATAACCGCGCGTGACGCAATAGGCTTCGCCCTGCCGCTTCTGGTCGGGGATCGAGACATCGTGCTCGGCCTGCCGGGTCGTCGAGACGCGGAGATACAGAGCGGCGCGTGTGGCGACCAAGGGAGCTTCTTTATTCATGAATAGTCTCCTTCGGCCGCGACGCTTGGCGACGGCCGGTCAAGGCCAGTTCCAGCATGACACGATCGTAGACAAGTTTGGGTGCGAGCTTGCGGCCATCACGCACCATGCGGATCAGTCCGTAACCGATCATGGCCTTGAGGGTGCGCGAGAGATTTGATTTTGCACGTCCCGTCAGCGCGGCCAAGGCGTCGAGGGAATCAGGTTGCTCGGTCGCGATGAGGCGCAGCATCTCGCGATTGGGAGCTGACAATACCTTGGAGAAAGATTCCGTCGAGACAAACCAAGCGGTCGGATCGCCCGGCGACGGTTTCTCCTCACCGCGCGCGATGCGCAGCGTGCGGGCCTTCATGTCCTCGGAATCGGCAATGCCGACCTTCAATATTTTCATGGCGCAGAGCCTTCATGCTGGCACTCGCCGACCCGACAAACGTGTCAAACGGCGAACAGGTAATCGCCGCATTAGTTATCATAGTAATATAACTATTTCAAGGGAAGATGTGCCTCCAGAACCGATGCCTACCCGCTGGATCAGACTGACTTGCCGAGCAACTCGTCGAAGATGTCGCCGAACCACGCTTCGAACAGGTCGATCTCGGCGTCCGTCACCGGCACCCGTTCGGGCCAGTCGTCGGTAACGGTCCAGGTCTCGACGTCGTGCTTGGGCGGTCGGCCGATGCGAGGCGCAGGCGTCTCGATGTCGTCCTGCGGGATATAGTCGTAGAGGTCGTCGGGCAGTATACCGGACACGACACGGAGCTGGCTTTGCGAACGATCAGCGCCGCGCCGGAACATGGGAATATCGCCTTGTGAGAATACCAACCGTAACGACAATCGATCCTTCGCCCTGACGCCGCGTAAGTCTTCCAGCAACAACGGATCGCGCAATTTGTGAAGACGGCGTATTGCGAAACCTCGATCGGGTTTTGCGATCAGCACGACGAAAATCGGCGGTCGTCGACATCACGACTGCCCGCCCGCACCTGAAGATGACGTGCTGCGCCGCGCCTTGGAGAAGGCCCGATCGGTAGCGATGAAGCGCTCCAGCATCGGCACGATCAGGCGAATGGGATCGGCTGGCGGATGACCGGCCTCGCGGCCGAGGATTTCGGCGTAGGCGGCAAGATCGCGGTGTAGCGTCGCCGGAAGATCAACCGTGACCTTCACGGGCTTGTCGTCGGCAATGGGGCCAAGTTTCAGCTTGGTCATGGCGTAGCTCCGTATGCTTCAAGTACGAGATCGCGCGTAACAAGGACTCGGACAGGAAAGCCTGGCCGGATGGTCAGTGTCGGCGCGATGTTGAGCTGACGGCTGACGATCTGCTGGCCGGTCTGGCTGACGCTTTGCGACGCGCCCTGTCGCAGCGCCTGAACGATATCGCTGTCGTTGCCAGATGATCCTGCCTGCGCGCCGACACTGAGCAGCGTCGAGAGTGCGGCGGCCTTGAAGAGTTCACCCCAGTGATAATCGACCCTATCCTCCAGCCCGGCATAACCTTCGGCGTCCGCACCCGGCTGGCGCTCCAGCACGATGGAACGGCCGTTGGGCATGATGAGGCGGTTCCAGACCAGCAGGATACGACGCTGGCCGAAACCGACGCCATTGTCGTACTGACCGATGATCCGCGTGCCCTGCGGCACGAGCAGGATGCGGCCTGTCGGGCTGTCATAGATGTTTTCCGTGACCTGCGCCGTGATCTGGCCGGGCAGATCGGAACGGATGCCGGTGATGAGCGCCGCCGGGATGACAGCGCCGGCTTGAAGCACGTTCGCCGAGGCGGGCGCGGCAACGCGATCGGTCGAGACGGTGCGCTTGTCGGGCGTCTGGTTGAGGAAGGCGAGCTGGCGGTCCTGCGCCGATGGCGTCGCCGGCTGCGGCGCGAGGCCGAGCGTGGTCAGATCCGGCATGGGCGTGGTGGCGTTCGTCGTGGTAGCCGCCGGTATTGTGGCATTGCGCGTCTCGGTCGAAGCGAACAGACGAGCTGTTCTCGCCGCCTCCCGTTCCTGCACGCGCCGCTGCTCCTCGGCGCTAAGGCCTGGTTGCTGCGTGGCGATACCCGGCGTCGGTACGCCCTGTCCTCGGTTCTGCGCGGCAAGCATCGGACGGCCGAGATCGCCGGGCAGTGCTGGGCCGAGAACCGGACCGGTATAGTCCTTCGGTAGACTGTTGAGACCGTCCGGGGTCGAGCGATTGTCGGTCGAATACAGTTCCTCGTTCGGCTTGCCGCCGTGCTGGCTCTGGAGCGCATAGATGAACGCGCCGCCTACGCCCGCGCTGGTGACAAGCCCCAGCGCCAGCAGCGCCTTGCGCGACAGGCGAGTGACGCGCGGCGGTTCGGCGCGCAAACGCATGGGGGCTGCCGGCTCGCCGGTCAGCGCACGGGCGTCGTCATCGCCGGAGGCTTCCGGCTGGCTCCCTTTCTTATCGGGCTCAATGTCGCTCACGATGCCGGCCTCCCATCGGTCCGGGTGACGCGAACGCGCTTTTGATCCTTGGCGGAACCGAAGCGCAGCTCGGCGGCAGCGAAGAGCCGATCAACGATCATGTAGTTCCCGCGCACGCGGTAGTTCACCAGTTCGGAGGTGTCGCCCTCGGGGCCGACGACGAAGAGCGGCGGCATCTCGCCCTGCGCGATGCCGCTCGGGAACTCGATGAACACCTGCCTTCCGTCGTCGAAGGCGCGCAAAGGACGCCACGGCGCACGATCGCCCGCGATCTCATAGCGGAAATTGACATTGGCGAGATCCACGCCCGACGCGACGGGCTGTATTGCTTCGGCCTGGGCATTCTGGCGACGCAGCGCGATCAATTGGTCCTGCGGATACTGCCAGGATACCGAGGCCATGTATGTCTTCTCGGTCGAACGAAGCTCGATATGGTAGGTGCGCAGATTGGTGTTGATGACGAGATTGGTCATCAATTCCGCCCGCGTCGGCTTGACCAGGATATGCACCTGTTTGGTTGCGCCCGTGCCACTCTCGGTGTCGCCGATGATCCAGCGTACCGTGTCCCCGGCGGCGACCGGGCCGGAGCCGACCAGCGTCTCGCCGGGCTGAAGCGTGACGTCGGTGATCTGACCCGGTGAGGTATAGACCTGATAGAGCGCGCCATCGACGAACGGGTAGATCTGGATGGCGTTGATGAAGCCGTTCCTGACCGGCTGCATCCGTGCGGCGGCATTGGCCTCGTTCACACGGGCCGCCGGGTCCGGCAGTTCGGGCGTCGGCTTGTCGCCCTTACCGATTGGCTTCAACTGGCCGGGCAGCGGCAGTAGCTTCGGCAGCTCCACCACCCTGACCGGCGCCGGCGGATCGACCGTCTGCACGGCGGGCACGGCATTGTCGTATGAGATTTCCGGCGGTTTCACCGCTGTCGCGCAACCGGCCAGCGCGGAGGTGCAAACGAGGAGAAGCGGGAAAGCGGATTTACGGAAAGCCGGTCTTCCATTTCTGTCGAGGGCGACGTTGCGGAAGATGGGCGTCATTGTCCTAGCTCCTTCGACCAATTGATGGCGTTGACGTAGATTCCGAGCGGATTGGCGCGGAGTTTTTCAGCGTCGCGCGGCGGCTGCACGACGATGGTGAGGATCGCGGTCCAGCGCTCGGTCGATGCGAGCGAACCGTCCTGATAGGTCCGCTGAACCCAGGCGACCCGGAAACTGTCGGGCGATGCGCGGATCACGCTGGAGACATCGACGGCGACCTGCGTCTTGCCGACCTTGGTGAACGGGTCATTGGCGCGGGCGTAGTCGTTGAGCGCCAGTGCGCCGCCTTGCGTGGTGAAGTCGTAGGCCCGCAGCCAGTTTTGGCGGACGATGATCGCGTCGGCCGGAATGCTTCGGACCTCCTCGATGAAGCGCGCGAGGTGGAAGGCGATCTGCGGATCGGTCGGCCGATAGTCGGCGGTCGCCGGGGCGACAGCCTGCGACGCCCCGAGCTTGTCCACCTGCACCACCCACGGCACGATTGAACCATTGGCGGATTGCCAGACGAGTGCGGCGGACAGTCCTGCCGACAAGGCGAGAGAACCGAAGGCCATCAGCCGCCAGTTCTTCGCCTGCACGCGGGCGGAGCCGATCCGGTCGTCCCAGACCTGGGCGGCGCGCTGGTAGGGCGTCTCCGGCTCGGGCGTCTTGCCGTAATGGGTCGCGGGTCGTTTGAAGAGATTCATCAGAGGTCGCTTTCGGAGAGGTTGACGGAGGAGCCCCCGCCATGGGCGTCACCGGACCGGACGGCGTGGGCGGCGGCCTCGACGCCGTGCGACACGGCTCGCGAGCGATTCATGCGCTTGGCCCAATCGGGCGGCTGGTCTGGGGCGGACGATGCCGTGCCGGTCGCGGCGGCAGCTTCGCCCTCGGCGGCATCACCACCGACCGCGCCGCCTGTGGTCTCGACGGCCGCACGGGCGCCCGACTGGAAGCTCGACGTCATGCTGTCGGCGGCTTTGGAAGCCGCGCGCTTAAGCGGCGACACCGCAGCCTGCGCGCCCGTGCTGGCGACATTGCCGAAGCCGGACGCGACACCTGCGGCGCCGGATTGCCCGGCCGCGCCGAGGCTGTAGGCGGTAGACGCACCGCCCGCGAGGGCAGCGCCACCACGGGCGGCGGCACCCGCACCAGCGGCCAGGGCTGCACCGCCCGATGCCACCGCGCCAACGGTTGCCGCACCTGCCGCGACCATTCCGCCAGCCGCAAGCCCCGTGCCAATCGCTGCGCCCGCACCAAGCTGCGGGCCGCCGGCGACGAGGCCGTTGGCGATGCCCGGGCCGAAGATGCCGAGGCCGAGCAGCGACAGCGCCGCCAGCACGATTGCCATGGCATCATCGATCGATGGTGTGGCCCCGCCGAACCCGGCGGTGAACTCGGAGAACAAGGTCGAGCCGATGCCGATGATGACGGCGAGCACCATCACCTTGATGCCGGACGATATGACATTGCCGAGCACCCGTTCGGCCATGAAGGCGGATTTTCCGAACAGGCCGAACGGTATAAGCACGAAGCCGGCAAGCGTCGTCAGCTTGAACTCGATCAGGGTGACGAAGAGCTGGATCGCCAGTACGAAGAAGGCCAGCAGCACGAGCGCCCAGGCGAACAACATGCAGGCGATCTGAATGAAGTTCTCGAAGAAAGACCAATAGCCCATCAAGTTCGAGATGGAATCGAGCAGCGGCCGGCCGGCATCGAGACCGGTCTGCGCCACCTTGCCGGGGCGCAGCAGATTGGCCGTCGTGAAGCCGGTGCCTGACGCCTTCAGTCCGAGGCCGGCAAAGCTCTCGAATATGATACGCGCGAGGTTGTTCCAGTTGCCGATAATATAAGCGAAGACGCCGACGAACAGCGTCTTCTTGATAAGCCGCCCGATAATGTCGTTGTCGCCGCCCATCGACCAGAACAGTGCTGCCAGCGTCACATCGATGACGATCAGCGTCGTGGCGATGAAGGCCACTTCGCCGTGCAGCAGGCCGAAGCCGCCGTCGATGTAGCGTGTGAAGACCTCAAGGAAATGGTCGATGACCCCGGTGCCCTGCATGGTCAGTGGCTCCCATTCTGCAATGGGGTGCCTTGGGCAGGTTCAGGCTGGACCGCGGGCGTTCCCTGATCGGCAGGAGCCGGTCCGTTCGGGAATAGCGTCGTGGGTGTCGCCGTCTCAGGAGATACAGACGGAGCCGGTTCGCGAAGGAAGCGACGGCGGTTGTCGGCCCATGCCCTCAGGCAGGCCGGATCGCGTGGCCCGGCTTCGCCAAGTCCGCTGCACCGCGCCAGTTCCGCGTCCAGCGGATATCGCTCCGTGACTGTGCGTGCCTGCGTCGCAACGCTGTTCTGCCGGTCGTCATGGCGGTTCATCTCGATCGCTGTTGCGGTGATCGCCACCGCGACAAAGATGACGGCGCCGATGCGCGCGAGGGTCTTGCCGTCCATCACGCCGCCCTCAGTTTCCGTAGAACATCTGGGCGTTGCCGGCCTGATAGCCGGTCCCCGGCGTCAGGAAGCGGCGACGTTGCTCGCGGCCCTGTTCGGCGGCGGCGGCTTGTTCGGCTGATTGCAGCGCCTGCGCCCGCCCGTTGGCGGCGACGACGGCGGTGAGATCGGCGAGTTGCTGCGCCTGAAGGGCGAGAAGCTGGTTGCCGGCCTGCGTCGCCTGAAGCGCCCCGGTCGCCGACTGGCTCGATCCGACCAGTGCCGACATCTGCGCACGGTTGGTGTCGATATTGCCGACGACGCCGGCCTGCACCTTCATCGCGTCCTGAAGGCCAGAAACCGAGTTCTGCCAGCGGGATTTGGCGTCTGCGATCAGCGATGCGCTGGAAGCCGTGGTCGAGGCTGCGCCATAGGTGGTCTGGAAGGCCCGGTCGATCTGCTGAACGTCATAGGCGATGTTCTGCGCCTGTTGCAGAAGCGCTTGCGTTTTCTGGACCGACTGCTGAAGTTGTTGAAGCGAGGAATATGGCAGGCTGGCGAGATTGCGGGCCTGATTGATCAGCATCGTCGCCTCGTTCTGCAGCGAGGTGATCTGGTTGGTCACCTGTTGGAGCGAGCGCGCCGCCGTCAGCACGTTTTGCACATAGTTGGTGGGGTCATAGACGATCCACTGCGCGGCGGCGGGCGTCGTGGCGATCGGCGATAGCGCCAGCGGTACGGACAGGATGGTCGCGGCGAATAGCGCCACGCGCGAACGACGAACGGTCATGAGGGTGTCTCCAGGTTGGTGAGGTTGGGAATGAGATCGGCGGCCCAGCCGAGACCGCGATGGCGCAGCCAGGGGCCAAGGAAACCGTCGCGGCTATGCTCGGCGACGATGCGGGCGATCTCGGCCTGATCGGTTTTTGAGGATGCGGCGCAGAGCGCCAGCGCCACGTCCGACAGGCCCAGTTCGAACAGCCGGTTGCCGCGCCGCGACTGGCAGTAATAGTCGCGCTTCGGCATGGCCCGCGCGAGGATCTCGATCTGGCGGTCGTTGAGGCCGAAGCGCCGATAAATGGCCGTGATCTGCGGCTCGATCGCCCGCTCGTTCGGGAGCAGAAGCCGGGTCTGGCAGCTTTCGATGATGGCCGGCGCGATTGAACTGCCGTCAATGTCCGACAACGACTGCGTGGCGAAGATGACGGATGCGTTCTTCTTGCGCAGCGTCTTCAGCCATTCGCGGAGCTGGCCGGCGAACCCTTCGTCGTCCAGCGCAAGCCAGCCTTCGTCGATGATAATGAGTGTCGGCTCACCATTGAGCCGGTCTTCAATGCGATGGAACAGGTAGGATAGGACGGCGGGCGCGGCATCCGTGCCGATCAGGCCCTCGGTCTCGAACGCCTGGACCGTGGCCGATCCAAGATATTCACGCTCGGCATCGAGTAACCGGCCGTAGGGTCCGCCGACGCAATAGGGTCGCAGCGCCTGCTTGAGGTCGTTGGATTGAAGCAGGACCGCAAGGCCGGTGATCGTCCGTTCTTCGACCGGCGCGGTGCTAAGCGATGTCAGCGCCGTCCAGATATACTCTTTCACGTCAGGCGTAATGGGAACGCCTTCGCGTATCAGGATAGCGACGATCCAGTCGGCGGCCCATGCCCGCTCGGGCACGTCATCGACGCGGGCGAGCGGCTGAAGGGACACGCTATCGACCGCCCCTTCCGAAAGATTGCCGCCGAGGTCATGCCAGTCGCCGCCCATGGCGAGGGCGGCGGCGCGGATCGAGCCGCCGAAGTCGAAGGCGAACACCTGCGCGCCCGTATAGCGCCGGAACTGCAAGGCCATCAGCGCCAGCAGCACGGATTTGCCCGCACCTGTCGGACCGACGATCAGCGTATGGCCAACATCGCCGACGTGAACGGATAACCGGAACGGGGTCGAGCCTTCGGTCTTGCCGAAGAGCAGTGGGGGCGCTGCAAAATG includes:
- the trbL gene encoding P-type conjugative transfer protein TrbL, coding for MQGTGVIDHFLEVFTRYIDGGFGLLHGEVAFIATTLIVIDVTLAALFWSMGGDNDIIGRLIKKTLFVGVFAYIIGNWNNLARIIFESFAGLGLKASGTGFTTANLLRPGKVAQTGLDAGRPLLDSISNLMGYWSFFENFIQIACMLFAWALVLLAFFVLAIQLFVTLIEFKLTTLAGFVLIPFGLFGKSAFMAERVLGNVISSGIKVMVLAVIIGIGSTLFSEFTAGFGGATPSIDDAMAIVLAALSLLGLGIFGPGIANGLVAGGPQLGAGAAIGTGLAAGGMVAAGAATVGAVASGGAALAAGAGAAARGGAALAGGASTAYSLGAAGQSGAAGVASGFGNVASTGAQAAVSPLKRAASKAADSMTSSFQSGARAAVETTGGAVGGDAAEGEAAAATGTASSAPDQPPDWAKRMNRSRAVSHGVEAAAHAVRSGDAHGGGSSVNLSESDL
- the trbK-alt gene encoding putative entry exclusion protein TrbK-alt; translation: MDGKTLARIGAVIFVAVAITATAIEMNRHDDRQNSVATQARTVTERYPLDAELARCSGLGEAGPRDPACLRAWADNRRRFLREPAPSVSPETATPTTLFPNGPAPADQGTPAVQPEPAQGTPLQNGSH
- the trbJ gene encoding P-type conjugative transfer protein TrbJ, yielding MTVRRSRVALFAATILSVPLALSPIATTPAAAQWIVYDPTNYVQNVLTAARSLQQVTNQITSLQNEATMLINQARNLASLPYSSLQQLQQSVQKTQALLQQAQNIAYDVQQIDRAFQTTYGAASTTASSASLIADAKSRWQNSVSGLQDAMKVQAGVVGNIDTNRAQMSALVGSSQSATGALQATQAGNQLLALQAQQLADLTAVVAANGRAQALQSAEQAAAAEQGREQRRRFLTPGTGYQAGNAQMFYGN